In one Rutidosis leptorrhynchoides isolate AG116_Rl617_1_P2 chromosome 8, CSIRO_AGI_Rlap_v1, whole genome shotgun sequence genomic region, the following are encoded:
- the LOC139863697 gene encoding uncharacterized protein, with protein sequence MAEIIYICYKGVPVIKCKKKSLGTLKLLVLACAMICGVYACSTYLKHTHLEKKRELFEFQVIEMPRRNNVLYQSHIAYLHYPKPKAPNRFECAKNPVRSFVIMSMQRSGSGWFETLLNSHLNVSSNGEIFGLRSRRENVSSIIDTLDRVYNLDLLTSSSKNECSAAIGFKWMLNQGLMEYPKEILDYFAKRGVSVIFFLRKNMLRRLVSILANSFDKDAKLLNGIHVSHVHSHEEALTLSKYKPTINITSLESDLEEMESTAIKALEYFNSTRHIIVYYEDLIKNPYKLIQVEDFLKLPRMKLNSQQVKIHKGPLSDHINNWDDVNKALSGTTYEKYLRSDY encoded by the exons ATGGCTGAAATTATTTACATTTGTTACAAG GGTGTTCCTGTTATCAAATGTAAAAAAAAGTCTTTGGGGACACTGAAGTTGTTGGTATTAGCATGTGCAATGATATGTGGTGTGTATGCATGTTCTACATATTTGAAACATACACACCTTGAAAAAAAGAGGGAACTTTTCGAGTTTCAAGTTATCGAAATGCCTCGTCGTAATAATGTCCTTTATCAGTCTCATATCGCTTACTTGCATTACCCTAAACCTAAAGCTCCCAACAG GTTTGAGTGCGCTAAAAATCCTGTGCGTTCATTTGTCATTATGTCGATGCAAAGATCAGGGAGCGGATGGTTTGAAACCCTATTGAACAGTCATCTTAATGTAAGCTCTAATGGTGAAATCTTTGGTCTAAGAAGCAGGAGAGAAAACGTTTCTTCGATAATTGACACCCTCGATAGAGTTTACAATTTGGACTTGCTTACTAGTTCATCCAAGAATGAGTGTTCTGCTGCAATTGGATTCAAATGGATGCTTAATCAG GGATTGATGGAATACCCTAAAGAGATTTTGGATTACTTTGCTAAAAGGGGAGTTTCCgttattttctttttaagaaaaaACATGCTGCGTAGACTGGTTTCGATCCTTGCCAATTCGTTTGATAAAGATGCCAAGCTTTTAAACGGGATTCATGTATCTCATGTACACTCACATGAAGAG GCTTTGACGTTATCAAAGTACAAACCCACGATcaatataacatcattggaatcggATTTGGAAGAAATGGAATCAACGGCTATAAAGGCGCTTGAGTACTTCAACAGCACAAGGCACATCATTGTCTATTATGAAGATCTCATCAAGAACCCTTAT AAACTTATACAAGTTGAAGATTTTTTGAAGCTACCACGAATGAAATTGAATAGCCAACAGGTGAAGATACACAAAGGACCATTATCAGATCATATCAACAATTGGGACGACGTCAACAAGGCTCTCAGTGGAACAACTTACGAGAAATATCTTCGAAGCGACTACTGA